The following are encoded in a window of Mycobacterium vicinigordonae genomic DNA:
- a CDS encoding thiamine pyrophosphate-dependent dehydrogenase E1 component subunit alpha — protein sequence MSESSSSPDTQELLGIYETAHTIRLVDQTLRNLLDQAKFRGVLYPVRGQEVVAACIGSTLRSDDQVVTTYRGMHDQIAKGVPLDELLAELYGKATGCCKGKGGPMHITDADAGVMVTTGIVGAGLPIATGLALAAKMQGSDRVCVVNFGDGATNIGAFHEAMNLAAVWDLPVIFVCQNNEYAEYTHRLETQRGEIFERAAAYGMPGVVASDDDPRGMVRASEAAVARARAGEGPTLLECRTFRYMGHIYGEPQAYMDKEELARRMANDPVDALRNTLVSEGVGDAVNEREKSVRAAVDAAVTYAIDSPLPEERELMTDIYAGPVVTS from the coding sequence ATGTCGGAATCATCAAGCAGCCCAGACACACAGGAGCTGCTGGGCATATATGAAACCGCCCACACGATCAGACTCGTCGATCAGACGTTGCGAAATCTTCTCGACCAGGCCAAGTTCCGGGGTGTGCTCTATCCGGTTCGGGGCCAGGAGGTGGTGGCCGCGTGCATCGGATCGACACTGCGCTCGGACGACCAAGTCGTGACAACCTATCGCGGGATGCACGACCAGATTGCCAAGGGCGTTCCGCTCGACGAATTGCTGGCCGAGCTTTACGGCAAGGCCACCGGGTGCTGCAAAGGCAAGGGCGGCCCGATGCACATCACTGACGCCGATGCGGGCGTGATGGTAACCACGGGCATCGTCGGGGCCGGTCTGCCGATCGCGACGGGATTGGCGCTCGCCGCCAAGATGCAGGGCAGCGACCGCGTATGCGTCGTGAACTTCGGAGATGGTGCGACGAACATCGGAGCATTTCACGAGGCGATGAACTTGGCAGCGGTGTGGGACCTTCCCGTGATCTTCGTGTGTCAGAACAACGAGTACGCCGAGTACACTCATCGCCTCGAGACGCAGCGCGGCGAGATTTTCGAACGCGCCGCGGCCTACGGAATGCCGGGAGTCGTCGCGAGTGATGATGATCCACGCGGCATGGTCCGCGCCTCCGAGGCGGCTGTCGCGCGGGCGCGCGCAGGGGAGGGACCGACCCTCCTCGAGTGCCGGACCTTCCGGTACATGGGTCACATCTACGGTGAACCGCAGGCCTACATGGACAAGGAAGAACTGGCCAGACGGATGGCCAACGACCCCGTCGATGCGCTTCGCAACACGCTGGTTTCGGAAGGCGTCGGCGATGCCGTCAACGAGCGGGAGAAGTCCGTCCGCGCGGCAGTGGACGCGGCCGTGACCTATGCGATCGATTCCCCACTGCCAGAGGAGAGGGAATTGATGACCGACATCTACGCCGGACCGGTTGTCACATCATGA
- a CDS encoding class I adenylate-forming enzyme family protein: protein MLTPRRSSVSELLLDGERWADRDLLVRGDTRVSFRDHEAGVHAIAAVLADKGVGHNDRVMMLSGNHPETVACWWAVLQLGGVVVMGNGWWSEAEVRAAIEEVGPALVIADSRRAERVPEGVALEPMEQFAKLLTGGVHQEPLSLPSVDEDDPAVIIFTSGTTCAPKGVLLSHRSIVGNIHNILLASRRLPQQLRDDARPDITMLAVPLFHLSGIQTMLLMMVTGGRMVFRSDGRFDPAEILEAIEREKVTSLGLVPTMLTRVLDHPDFERRDTSSIKSVGTGGMPVPPSLSPRLRAAFPQASRRLNQIYGLSESGGVLTMIAGDAYAERPWSSGVPHPVVELRIANPDADGVGEVMARTPTNMIGYLNRPDDETVTADGWLHTGDLGRIREGHLEMVGRSKDIIIRAGENVAAPQVEARLLEHPAVAEVAVVGLPHEDLGEAVAAVVRLREGMSATTEELEDHTRKSVASFAVPSRWWFRPEPLPTNASGKPVKAALVRAWPTESAVS, encoded by the coding sequence ATGTTGACGCCGCGTCGGTCGAGCGTTTCAGAGCTCCTCCTTGACGGCGAACGTTGGGCCGACCGGGATCTGCTCGTTCGGGGTGACACCCGAGTCAGCTTCCGCGATCACGAGGCGGGCGTCCATGCGATCGCCGCCGTGCTGGCCGACAAGGGCGTGGGCCACAACGATCGCGTCATGATGCTTTCCGGCAATCATCCGGAGACGGTGGCCTGCTGGTGGGCGGTGCTGCAGCTCGGCGGTGTGGTCGTCATGGGCAACGGGTGGTGGAGCGAGGCGGAAGTGCGCGCGGCGATCGAGGAAGTGGGGCCGGCCCTCGTGATCGCCGACAGTCGTCGCGCAGAACGCGTGCCCGAAGGCGTTGCGCTCGAACCGATGGAACAATTTGCGAAACTCTTGACCGGCGGTGTGCATCAAGAACCGCTCTCGTTGCCAAGTGTTGACGAGGACGACCCTGCGGTGATCATCTTCACCTCGGGCACCACCTGCGCGCCCAAGGGCGTCCTGTTATCTCACCGTTCGATCGTCGGCAACATCCACAACATTCTGCTGGCCAGTCGTCGGCTACCTCAGCAGCTGCGAGACGACGCGCGCCCCGACATCACGATGCTTGCGGTGCCGCTGTTCCATCTCTCCGGTATCCAGACCATGTTGCTGATGATGGTGACGGGAGGCCGCATGGTTTTTCGATCCGACGGACGTTTCGATCCGGCCGAGATACTTGAGGCCATCGAGCGCGAGAAGGTGACGTCGCTCGGATTGGTCCCGACCATGCTGACCCGCGTCCTCGATCACCCCGACTTCGAGCGAAGGGATACGTCGAGCATCAAATCGGTTGGTACAGGCGGAATGCCGGTACCTCCATCGCTGTCGCCTCGCCTGCGCGCCGCTTTCCCGCAAGCTTCGCGGCGGCTAAATCAGATCTACGGCCTCAGCGAATCCGGCGGCGTGTTGACCATGATCGCCGGCGATGCATATGCCGAGCGTCCTTGGTCGTCGGGTGTTCCACATCCCGTCGTAGAGTTGAGGATTGCCAATCCAGACGCCGACGGTGTTGGCGAGGTAATGGCGCGAACGCCGACCAACATGATCGGCTACCTCAACCGCCCGGATGACGAGACGGTGACTGCAGACGGCTGGCTGCACACCGGTGATCTGGGTCGAATCCGCGAGGGACATCTGGAGATGGTGGGTCGTTCGAAGGACATCATCATCCGCGCGGGCGAGAACGTTGCGGCCCCTCAAGTCGAAGCCCGCCTGCTCGAGCACCCAGCCGTTGCGGAGGTCGCGGTCGTGGGGCTGCCGCACGAGGACCTCGGTGAGGCGGTGGCCGCCGTCGTTCGCCTCCGCGAGGGCATGTCGGCGACCACCGAGGAACTCGAGGATCACACCCGAAAGTCCGTTGCCTCGTTCGCAGTTCCCTCGCGGTGGTGGTTCCGTCCTGAACCGCTGCCGACGAATGCTTCCGGTAAGCCCGTTAAAGCGGCACTGGTCCGGGCTTGGCCCACCGAGTCAGCCGTCTCATGA